From a single Stackebrandtia endophytica genomic region:
- the purD gene encoding phosphoribosylamine--glycine ligase, protein MRVLLIGTGGREHALAVALAADPSVEELICAPGNPGMATVGTIRPVVATDPAAVAALAVETGVDLVVVGPEAPLVAGVADAVRAKGIPCFGPSAQAARIEGSKAFAKQIMSAAGVPTADARLCRTDAEVTEALDEFGAPYVVKDDALAAGKGVVVTDDRDTAKTHAAGCDAVVVEEYLSGPEVSLFVITDGHSAVPLLPAQDFKRLRDDDLGPNTGGMGAYTPLPWADANLVDDIMKQVAHPTLAELAELGEPFVGALYCGLALTPDGIKVIEFNCRFGDPEIQAVLSLLETPLAGLLYAAARGELADHPPLTWRAGSAVTVVQAAEGYPEQPITGRVVHGAESPGVLQAGTARDEQGNLVTAGGRVLNLTATGDDLSAAREAVYRLAERVGFEGAQFRTDIARRAAGESKPA, encoded by the coding sequence GTGCGAGTTCTACTGATCGGGACGGGCGGACGAGAACATGCCTTGGCGGTGGCCTTGGCTGCGGATCCATCGGTTGAGGAGTTGATCTGCGCCCCCGGTAATCCGGGCATGGCGACGGTGGGGACCATCCGTCCGGTCGTGGCGACCGATCCGGCTGCCGTGGCGGCTCTGGCGGTGGAGACCGGGGTCGACCTGGTCGTGGTGGGGCCCGAGGCCCCGCTGGTGGCCGGTGTCGCCGATGCGGTGCGCGCCAAGGGAATCCCGTGTTTCGGTCCGTCGGCTCAAGCCGCCCGGATCGAGGGGTCGAAGGCGTTCGCCAAGCAGATCATGTCGGCGGCCGGTGTTCCGACAGCCGATGCGCGGCTGTGCCGCACCGATGCCGAGGTGACCGAGGCCCTGGACGAATTCGGTGCGCCGTATGTCGTCAAGGACGACGCGTTGGCCGCGGGCAAGGGGGTCGTGGTCACCGACGATCGGGACACCGCGAAGACTCATGCCGCCGGTTGCGACGCCGTGGTTGTGGAGGAGTACCTGTCCGGCCCGGAGGTCTCGCTGTTCGTCATCACCGACGGCCACAGCGCGGTGCCGTTGTTGCCGGCGCAGGACTTCAAGCGCCTGCGTGACGACGACCTGGGCCCGAACACCGGGGGAATGGGCGCCTACACGCCGCTGCCGTGGGCCGATGCGAATCTGGTCGACGACATCATGAAGCAGGTGGCCCACCCGACGTTGGCGGAGCTGGCGGAGCTCGGTGAACCGTTCGTCGGCGCCCTGTACTGCGGTCTGGCTTTGACACCCGACGGCATCAAGGTCATCGAGTTCAACTGCCGGTTCGGTGATCCGGAGATCCAGGCGGTGTTGTCACTGCTGGAGACCCCGCTGGCCGGCTTGCTGTACGCGGCGGCCCGTGGCGAACTGGCCGACCACCCGCCATTGACGTGGCGGGCGGGGTCGGCGGTCACGGTGGTGCAGGCGGCCGAGGGGTACCCGGAGCAGCCGATCACCGGGCGGGTCGTTCACGGTGCCGAGTCGCCGGGCGTCCTCCAGGCGGGCACCGCCCGCGACGAACAGGGGAACCTGGTGACCGCGGGTGGGCGGGTGCTCAATCTGACTGCGACCGGTGACGATCTGTCGGCGGCGCGGGAGGCGGTCTACCGCCTGGCCGAACGAGTCGGGTTCGAGGGTGCC
- a CDS encoding sterol carrier family protein has translation MNAAVAALDTADGPSKDLQRDAVRALLARLVERAPGRTVEVRVPPYGAVQCIAGPRHTRGTPPNVVETDPVTFIKLAVGRISFDEAVADGLVAASGTRADLGHLMPLAA, from the coding sequence ATCAACGCGGCAGTGGCGGCCTTGGACACGGCCGACGGCCCGTCGAAGGATCTGCAACGGGATGCGGTGCGTGCCCTGTTGGCCAGGCTCGTCGAGCGGGCACCCGGCCGAACCGTCGAGGTGCGGGTGCCGCCTTATGGTGCGGTGCAATGCATCGCGGGACCTCGGCACACCCGGGGAACCCCGCCGAACGTGGTCGAGACCGACCCGGTGACCTTCATCAAGTTGGCGGTCGGCCGGATTTCCTTTGATGAGGCGGTCGCGGACGGGTTGGTGGCGGCCAGTGGCACCCGAGCGGACCTGGGGCACCTCATGCCGCTCGCGGCATGA
- a CDS encoding carboxypeptidase-like regulatory domain-containing protein, with protein sequence MKRTTQHNTRRAWLARVLAMVAGMAFVVTPMAAVPAHAEPAAISVTVSPNPAQVRIGESTAVTVTLTNSGRKRSEPVQAAVSLTGIEQHVDYTVNQGSCESAQGNSVSCGHLEPRAQISFTVDINSRTDSGLAEGQTANGTLAVAISAPNSGSGSATVTVVGVDQSAPGVQGQVTDLDENPVEGVKVAIKDVKGATFEATTDGQGNYAVNQKIAAGTVEMTFTKEGWDEKVETPVAQTSQMLQVNVRMTEVKAEEEPSEEPEPEPSAPAEEEDDDSLGPMMWTLIVLGGLLVIGGIVAIVLLMRKGKSDDDDDDDSVLPDVPSNHKPNATQTGRLGVYDAAPRRPGMDAPTMIHNGPLVNDNDLARYGSEPASTGFGPSYDESSRGSNDATRMYPTSGGPSGDSAYGSGPASGGSADATRMYPTSGGPTSSGYGSSPTSGAGYGSNPSSGAGYGAGPTSGAGYGSNPSSGAGYGAGPASGAGYGSNPSQGGYASGPTSGAGYGSNPSSGAGYGAGPTSGAGYGSNPSSGAGYGSNPSSGAGYGAGPTSGAGYGSNPSSSASYGSNPSSSAGYDSGSSSGSGYGANPSGSQQSGWDRGGYQPPSQAAPSEPASSGQGWSSRQDNAGWSQGYQESGGSTPSGGNGDRGGHSGGQSNPNWGSSSQQGGWSSQQSGGGQSQQSGWGNQYGDGQGQSGASDWSSRGEPQGGQRNWDEQRDGDWNRGGNPGQQRPRSQGDEGYDDRPQSW encoded by the coding sequence GTGAAGCGTACAACTCAACACAACACGCGACGGGCGTGGTTGGCCCGGGTACTCGCCATGGTCGCCGGAATGGCGTTCGTGGTGACGCCGATGGCCGCCGTGCCCGCTCACGCCGAACCGGCCGCCATCAGCGTCACGGTCAGCCCCAATCCGGCGCAGGTCCGCATCGGCGAATCGACGGCGGTGACGGTCACCCTGACCAACTCCGGGCGGAAGCGGTCCGAGCCGGTACAGGCGGCGGTCTCGCTGACCGGCATCGAACAACATGTCGACTACACGGTCAACCAGGGCAGTTGCGAGTCGGCTCAGGGCAACTCGGTCAGCTGTGGTCACCTGGAGCCACGCGCTCAGATCAGCTTCACCGTGGACATCAACTCCCGCACCGACAGCGGCCTCGCCGAGGGACAGACCGCCAACGGCACCCTCGCGGTCGCCATCTCGGCGCCCAACAGCGGCAGCGGCTCCGCGACCGTGACGGTCGTCGGCGTGGACCAGTCCGCGCCCGGTGTGCAGGGACAGGTCACCGACCTCGATGAGAATCCCGTCGAGGGTGTGAAGGTCGCCATCAAAGACGTCAAGGGCGCGACCTTCGAGGCAACCACCGACGGCCAGGGCAACTACGCGGTGAATCAAAAGATCGCGGCCGGAACCGTCGAGATGACCTTCACCAAGGAGGGCTGGGACGAGAAGGTCGAGACCCCCGTGGCCCAAACCAGCCAGATGTTGCAGGTCAACGTACGCATGACCGAGGTCAAGGCCGAAGAGGAACCCAGCGAGGAACCCGAGCCCGAACCGTCCGCGCCGGCCGAGGAAGAGGACGACGACAGCCTCGGGCCGATGATGTGGACGCTCATCGTGCTGGGCGGCCTGCTGGTCATCGGCGGCATCGTCGCGATCGTTCTGCTGATGCGCAAGGGCAAGTCCGATGACGACGACGATGACGACTCGGTGCTGCCCGACGTTCCGTCCAACCACAAACCGAACGCGACGCAGACCGGCCGGTTGGGCGTATACGACGCGGCGCCGCGTCGACCCGGCATGGACGCCCCCACCATGATCCACAATGGGCCATTGGTGAACGACAACGACCTCGCCCGTTACGGCAGCGAACCGGCCTCGACCGGCTTCGGGCCGTCATATGACGAGTCGTCGCGCGGATCGAACGACGCCACCCGGATGTACCCGACCTCGGGAGGACCATCCGGCGACAGCGCGTACGGCTCCGGCCCGGCCTCCGGCGGCAGCGCCGACGCCACCCGCATGTACCCGACCTCGGGAGGACCGACCTCCAGCGGCTACGGCTCCAGCCCCACTTCGGGTGCGGGATACGGGTCCAACCCGTCCTCGGGAGCCGGATACGGCGCGGGCCCGACCTCGGGCGCGGGCTACGGATCGAACCCGTCCTCGGGTGCCGGATACGGCGCGGGCCCCGCCTCCGGCGCGGGGTACGGATCCAACCCGTCCCAGGGTGGTTACGCTTCCGGCCCCACCTCCGGGGCGGGCTACGGATCGAACCCGTCCTCCGGAGCCGGATACGGCGCAGGCCCGACGTCAGGCGCGGGATACGGGTCCAACCCATCCTCCGGCGCCGGCTACGGGTCCAACCCCTCCTCCGGAGCCGGATACGGCGCAGGCCCGACCTCGGGCGCCGGCTACGGGTCCAATCCGTCTTCGAGCGCGAGCTACGGATCCAACCCCTCTTCAAGTGCCGGATACGACTCCGGCTCGTCCTCCGGTTCCGGGTACGGCGCCAACCCCTCGGGCTCGCAGCAGTCCGGCTGGGATCGCGGTGGCTACCAGCCTCCGAGCCAGGCCGCCCCCTCCGAACCGGCCTCGTCCGGCCAGGGCTGGAGCAGTCGGCAGGACAACGCCGGTTGGAGCCAGGGCTACCAGGAATCGGGCGGTTCAACACCGTCGGGCGGCAACGGCGACCGCGGTGGGCACTCCGGTGGCCAGAGCAACCCCAATTGGGGTTCTTCGTCACAGCAGGGCGGCTGGAGTTCTCAACAGTCCGGCGGCGGTCAGTCCCAGCAGTCCGGCTGGGGCAACCAGTACGGCGACGGCCAAGGACAGTCCGGCGCCTCCGACTGGTCGAGCCGCGGCGAACCCCAAGGCGGCCAACGCAACTGGGATGAGCAACGCGACGGCGACTGGAATCGCGGTGGCAACCCGGGACAACAGCGGCCTCGCTCACAGGGTGATGAGGGTTACGATGACCGCCCACAGTCGTGGTGA
- the purF gene encoding amidophosphoribosyltransferase, producing MPRGDGRLNHQLDSNDSGPQDACGVFGVWAPGDEVAKLTYFGLYALQHRGQEAAGIAVSDGASVTVYKDLGLVAQVFDEPTLAPLTGHVAVGHARYSTTGAPTWENAQPTLRSTSTGTTIALGHNGNLTNTAELAQECQRLGIDAEGATTDTGLVTGLLAAYPDESVESAALKVFPKLRGAYSFVFMDENTLYAARDPQGVRPLVLGRLDRGWVVASETAALDTVGASAVREIEPGELLAIDEHGLRSSRFANPEPKGCLFEYVYLARPDSVISGRSVYSSRVEIGRRLAKEYPAEADIVIPVPESGIPAAIGYAEQSGVPYGLGFTKNTYVGRTFIQPSQTLRQLGIQLKLNPLREQVKGKRVVVVDDSIVRGNTQRAQIRMLREAGALEVHVRISSPPVKWPCFYGIDFATKAELIADNLDIEGIRRSIGADSLGFVSLDSLISATEQPKTRVCRACFDGEYPIQLPDGDVIGKHLLEGLDRRADSEKAKKEANT from the coding sequence GTGCCCCGAGGTGACGGGCGGCTCAACCACCAACTCGATTCCAACGACTCCGGACCGCAGGACGCCTGCGGCGTGTTCGGAGTGTGGGCGCCAGGTGATGAAGTCGCCAAACTGACCTATTTTGGGCTCTATGCCCTCCAACATCGGGGTCAGGAAGCCGCCGGTATCGCGGTTTCCGACGGCGCCTCGGTGACCGTCTACAAAGATCTCGGCTTGGTCGCCCAGGTCTTCGACGAACCGACGTTGGCGCCGCTGACCGGGCACGTGGCCGTCGGCCACGCCCGGTACTCCACCACCGGCGCCCCGACCTGGGAGAACGCTCAGCCGACGCTGCGGTCGACATCGACCGGCACCACCATCGCGTTGGGCCACAACGGCAACCTCACCAACACCGCGGAGCTGGCGCAGGAGTGCCAGCGACTGGGAATCGACGCCGAGGGCGCCACCACCGACACCGGCCTGGTGACCGGCCTGCTGGCCGCCTACCCCGACGAGTCGGTGGAGTCGGCGGCGTTGAAGGTCTTCCCGAAGCTGCGCGGTGCCTACAGCTTCGTCTTCATGGACGAGAACACCCTGTACGCGGCACGCGACCCGCAAGGTGTGCGGCCGCTGGTTCTGGGGCGCCTCGACCGTGGCTGGGTCGTCGCCAGTGAGACGGCAGCCCTCGACACCGTCGGCGCCTCGGCGGTACGGGAGATCGAGCCGGGTGAGCTGCTGGCCATCGACGAGCACGGTCTTCGCAGTTCCCGATTCGCCAATCCGGAACCCAAGGGCTGCCTGTTCGAGTACGTCTACCTGGCGCGGCCGGACTCGGTGATCTCCGGACGCAGCGTCTACTCCTCCCGCGTCGAGATCGGTCGACGGCTGGCCAAGGAGTACCCGGCCGAAGCCGACATCGTGATCCCCGTTCCGGAGTCGGGTATTCCGGCGGCCATCGGCTACGCCGAACAGTCGGGAGTGCCGTACGGTCTGGGGTTCACCAAGAACACCTACGTCGGACGCACCTTCATCCAGCCGTCCCAGACGCTGCGGCAACTGGGAATCCAGTTGAAGTTGAACCCGCTGCGGGAACAGGTCAAGGGCAAACGGGTCGTCGTCGTCGACGATTCGATCGTTCGCGGAAACACGCAGCGCGCGCAGATTCGCATGCTGCGGGAGGCCGGGGCCCTCGAGGTGCACGTTCGCATCTCGTCGCCGCCGGTGAAGTGGCCGTGTTTCTACGGCATCGATTTCGCCACCAAGGCGGAGTTGATCGCCGACAACCTGGACATCGAGGGGATCCGACGGTCGATCGGGGCCGATTCGCTGGGATTCGTGTCACTGGACAGCCTGATCTCGGCGACCGAGCAGCCGAAGACCCGGGTGTGCCGTGCCTGCTTCGACGGTGAGTACCCGATTCAGCTGCCCGACGGTGACGTGATCGGCAAACACCTCCTCGAAGGGCTCGATCGGCGAGCCGACAGCGAGAAAGCGAAGAAGGAAGCCAACACATGA
- the purM gene encoding phosphoribosylformylglycinamidine cyclo-ligase, translating to MTERKVTPWRGGSSYKDSGVDIEAGDRAVEALKSKIRKTTRPEVVGGIGGFAGLFALDVKKYEQPLLASSTDGVGTKLVIAQQLDIHDTVGIDLVAMVVDDLVVCGAEPLFLLDYIACGQVVPEKIADIGAGITDGCRYAGCALVGGEIAEHPGVMRPDDYDVSATGVGVVEADQLLGPEKVAAGDVIIGLASSGLHSNGYSLVRHVLLGAQHLSLTTVVPEFGRQRTLGEELLTPTKIYAKDCLALISECEVHAFAHITGGGVPGNIVRMLPNHLDAVIDRSSWRPQPVFGLIAETGQIAPEEMERTFNMGMGMAVAVPADQVDRTLALLMARNVPAWVAGEVVEGRGEVQMTGKPLS from the coding sequence ATGACCGAACGCAAAGTGACTCCGTGGCGCGGCGGCTCCTCCTATAAGGACTCTGGAGTGGACATCGAGGCCGGCGATCGTGCCGTGGAGGCCCTGAAGTCCAAGATCCGCAAGACGACCCGACCCGAAGTGGTCGGAGGCATCGGCGGGTTCGCCGGCCTCTTCGCCCTCGACGTCAAGAAGTACGAGCAACCACTGCTGGCCTCCTCCACCGACGGCGTCGGAACCAAGCTGGTCATCGCGCAACAGCTCGACATCCACGACACCGTCGGCATCGACCTCGTCGCGATGGTCGTCGACGACCTCGTCGTATGCGGTGCCGAACCGCTGTTCCTGTTGGACTACATCGCCTGTGGCCAAGTGGTTCCCGAGAAGATCGCCGACATCGGGGCCGGTATCACCGACGGCTGCCGCTACGCCGGTTGCGCCCTGGTCGGCGGCGAGATCGCCGAGCACCCCGGAGTCATGCGACCCGACGACTACGACGTGTCCGCCACCGGAGTCGGCGTGGTCGAAGCCGATCAGCTGCTCGGCCCGGAGAAGGTCGCCGCCGGAGACGTCATCATCGGCCTGGCGTCCTCGGGCCTGCACTCCAACGGGTACTCGCTGGTGCGCCACGTCCTGCTCGGCGCGCAGCACCTCTCACTGACGACCGTCGTCCCCGAGTTCGGGCGGCAACGCACCCTCGGCGAGGAGCTGCTGACCCCCACCAAGATCTACGCCAAGGACTGCCTGGCGTTGATCAGCGAATGTGAGGTGCACGCCTTCGCGCACATCACCGGTGGCGGGGTGCCCGGCAACATCGTCCGCATGCTGCCCAACCACCTCGACGCCGTCATCGACCGTTCCAGCTGGCGACCGCAGCCGGTGTTCGGGCTGATCGCCGAGACCGGTCAGATCGCCCCCGAGGAGATGGAACGCACCTTCAACATGGGTATGGGCATGGCCGTCGCGGTTCCCGCCGACCAGGTCGACCGGACGCTGGCGTTGCTGATGGCCCGCAACGTTCCCGCCTGGGTCGCCGGCGAGGTCGTCGAAGGCCGCGGTGAGGTGCAGATGACCGGGAAACCGTTGAGCTGA
- the deoD gene encoding purine-nucleoside phosphorylase, whose translation MTAHISAQPGDIAETVLMPGDPLRAKWIAETYLTDPVCYSSVRNMYGYTGEYRGHRISIQGSGMGMPSASIYAHELLAEYGVKTLVRVGSAGALAEKLQLRDVVAGIGAASESSMNRMRFEGMIDYAPVADFGLLRDSVDIAEQQGKNIHVGQILSGDVFYSERPDLYRKLAEYGVLAVEMEAAALYTLAAKFDARALALVTISDHLVHETHLSSEDRERSFADMVEIALAAVTK comes from the coding sequence GTGACTGCACACATCTCCGCCCAACCGGGCGACATCGCCGAGACCGTCCTGATGCCTGGTGACCCCCTGCGGGCGAAATGGATCGCCGAGACCTACCTGACCGACCCGGTCTGCTACTCGTCGGTGCGGAACATGTACGGGTACACCGGTGAATACCGCGGACACCGGATCTCGATCCAGGGTTCGGGCATGGGCATGCCCTCCGCGTCGATCTACGCGCACGAGTTGCTCGCCGAATACGGTGTGAAGACCCTGGTGCGGGTGGGAAGCGCGGGCGCACTCGCGGAGAAGCTGCAGCTGCGTGACGTCGTCGCCGGCATCGGTGCGGCCAGCGAATCCTCGATGAACCGTATGCGGTTCGAGGGAATGATCGACTACGCGCCGGTCGCCGACTTCGGCCTGCTGCGTGACTCGGTGGACATCGCCGAGCAACAGGGCAAGAACATCCACGTCGGACAGATCCTGTCCGGTGACGTCTTCTACAGCGAGCGCCCCGACCTCTACCGCAAGCTGGCCGAATACGGCGTGTTGGCGGTGGAGATGGAGGCGGCCGCCCTGTACACCCTGGCCGCGAAGTTCGACGCCCGCGCGTTGGCGCTGGTCACGATCAGCGACCACCTCGTCCACGAGACCCACCTGTCCAGTGAGGACCGCGAGCGTTCGTTCGCCGACATGGTGGAGATCGCGTTGGCCGCGGTCACCAAGTAA
- a CDS encoding heavy-metal-associated domain-containing protein, protein MTVQTYQVTGMTCGHCVGAVTQELSALEGVTSVDVDLKTGEVTVDSGEPLDIDKVREATEEAGYTLAGTVGLCGPTRRFKNYCRWESVPWCWPYWPVS, encoded by the coding sequence ATGACCGTTCAGACATACCAGGTGACCGGAATGACCTGCGGACACTGCGTCGGCGCCGTCACCCAGGAACTCTCCGCCCTCGAAGGCGTCACCTCAGTCGACGTCGACCTCAAAACCGGTGAGGTGACCGTCGACTCCGGCGAGCCCCTCGACATCGACAAGGTGCGCGAGGCCACCGAGGAAGCCGGGTACACCCTCGCCGGAACCGTCGGCTTATGCGGCCCCACCCGGCGGTTCAAAAACTACTGCCGCTGGGAATCGGTGCCGTGGTGCTGGCCCTACTGGCCGGTGTCGTAG
- a CDS encoding metal-sensitive transcriptional regulator has product MAEYWYHPDREALQKRLRRVEGQVRGLQRMVEEDAYCIDILTQISAANRALQAVALNLLEGHLSHCVAEAGEAGSEAAAAKVKEATDAIARLVKS; this is encoded by the coding sequence ATGGCAGAGTACTGGTACCACCCGGACCGGGAGGCATTGCAAAAGAGGCTGCGCCGTGTCGAAGGACAGGTTCGCGGACTGCAACGAATGGTGGAGGAGGATGCCTACTGCATCGACATTCTCACCCAGATCTCGGCTGCCAACCGCGCGCTTCAAGCCGTCGCGCTCAACCTTCTCGAAGGACACTTGAGCCACTGCGTCGCCGAAGCCGGTGAAGCCGGCAGCGAAGCCGCCGCGGCTAAGGTCAAGGAAGCCACCGACGCGATCGCTCGGCTGGTCAAATCCTGA
- a CDS encoding NlpC/P60 family protein, whose protein sequence is MKKRLAFVATTAAIAFGLIAPQAAYAEPTPEEVQAQIDELAEDLEAAIEDYKGAKDELKETKERIKEIEEALPELEDHAKKSRELATDIAIASYTSGSAKISTARTLLDGSPTRAMERMTVLGAINAWQAADLADFGHQVQAFDDELKVLEDLRKDQKKIADDLKKEKERLDSEMADLEDLKAQVDPPPAYDGDLPPTPSGSTGAVVEFAYGQLGKPYSWGSAGPDSYDCSGLTLSAWRQAGVSLAHQASQQWNQTARVSRGDLVPGDLVFYNNLNHVALYIGDGQIIHAPTSGQNVHITGIDVMPIDGYGRPG, encoded by the coding sequence GTGAAGAAGCGCTTGGCCTTTGTCGCCACGACTGCCGCCATCGCCTTTGGTCTCATCGCACCGCAAGCCGCCTACGCCGAACCCACTCCCGAAGAGGTTCAGGCACAGATCGACGAGCTCGCCGAAGATCTTGAGGCCGCCATCGAGGATTACAAGGGCGCCAAGGATGAGCTGAAGGAAACCAAGGAACGCATCAAGGAGATCGAGGAGGCACTCCCCGAGCTCGAGGATCATGCCAAGAAGTCTCGTGAACTGGCCACCGACATCGCGATCGCGTCCTACACCAGCGGTTCGGCGAAGATCAGCACCGCCCGCACCCTGCTGGACGGTTCACCCACCCGGGCCATGGAACGTATGACGGTCCTGGGCGCGATCAACGCCTGGCAGGCCGCCGACCTGGCGGACTTCGGTCACCAGGTCCAGGCCTTCGACGACGAACTGAAGGTGCTCGAGGACCTCCGTAAAGACCAGAAGAAGATCGCCGACGACCTGAAGAAGGAAAAAGAGCGGCTCGACAGCGAGATGGCCGACCTGGAAGACCTCAAGGCTCAGGTCGACCCGCCGCCCGCTTACGACGGCGACCTTCCCCCAACCCCGTCGGGTTCGACCGGCGCCGTGGTCGAGTTCGCCTACGGCCAGCTGGGGAAGCCGTACAGCTGGGGTTCGGCCGGTCCGGACAGCTACGACTGCTCCGGTCTCACCCTGTCGGCTTGGCGACAGGCCGGCGTCAGTCTCGCCCACCAGGCATCACAGCAGTGGAACCAGACCGCTCGGGTCAGCCGAGGCGACCTCGTCCCCGGTGACCTGGTCTTCTACAACAACCTGAACCACGTGGCCCTCTACATCGGAGACGGCCAGATCATCCACGCCCCCACGTCCGGGCAGAACGTCCACATCACCGGAATCGACGTCATGCCGATCGACGGTTACGGTCGTCCGGGCTAA
- a CDS encoding C40 family peptidase produces MATQSRRPATHHLLLAMFSGCVIAAAPTVAIAEPTIETLENQLADSTAELDVIVEDYNQVNEALFEANQRYTDLTVSSDWLQDHADVAAAELGDMATALYRGGRHLVRFPGVVPILTGTPDTLADRLGILEYLSLDRQRWSTQLSDANDDLATELLLLNDLTEQLDALETAKSDKETEITEAVRQLERAQTTAYGSGYGSGPNLAAPPIPGGSADAASAAVQFAHNALGAPYEWGGSGPGYDCSGLTSAAWASAGVYLPHSSQGQYDSAARVDRDQLRPGDLVFYYGDIRHVAMYVGEGKIIHSPTAGQTVQVAPMDQMPIQGYGRPG; encoded by the coding sequence GTGGCGACCCAGTCGCGCCGCCCAGCTACACACCATCTGCTTCTGGCGATGTTCAGCGGTTGCGTCATCGCCGCCGCCCCGACCGTCGCCATCGCCGAACCCACCATCGAAACGCTGGAGAACCAGCTGGCCGACTCCACGGCCGAACTCGACGTGATCGTCGAGGACTACAACCAGGTCAACGAGGCACTTTTCGAAGCCAACCAGCGTTACACCGACCTCACCGTCTCCAGCGACTGGCTGCAGGATCACGCCGACGTCGCCGCCGCCGAGCTGGGAGACATGGCCACCGCGCTGTATCGGGGTGGCAGGCACCTGGTCAGGTTTCCCGGCGTCGTTCCGATCCTCACCGGGACACCCGACACCCTGGCCGATCGCCTGGGCATCCTCGAATATTTGAGTCTGGACCGGCAACGGTGGTCGACACAGCTTTCCGACGCCAACGACGATCTGGCCACCGAACTGTTGCTGCTCAACGATCTCACCGAACAGCTCGACGCCCTAGAGACGGCGAAGTCCGACAAGGAAACCGAGATCACCGAAGCGGTACGGCAATTGGAGCGGGCGCAGACCACCGCGTACGGATCGGGCTACGGCTCGGGTCCGAACCTGGCGGCGCCCCCGATTCCCGGTGGTAGCGCCGACGCCGCCAGCGCCGCCGTGCAGTTCGCGCACAACGCGTTGGGGGCGCCGTACGAGTGGGGTGGCAGCGGTCCCGGGTACGACTGTTCCGGCCTGACCAGCGCCGCCTGGGCGAGCGCCGGTGTTTACCTGCCGCACAGCAGCCAGGGCCAGTACGACAGTGCCGCACGAGTCGATCGCGACCAGCTGCGTCCGGGAGACCTGGTCTTCTACTACGGCGACATTCGCCACGTCGCGATGTACGTCGGGGAGGGCAAGATCATTCACTCTCCCACCGCCGGTCAAACGGTTCAGGTCGCGCCGATGGATCAGATGCCGATCCAGGGTTACGGCCGTCCGGGATAG